The nucleotide window ACCTCCTATTCACATGCACTTAATCCTAAGAGCATCTTACTTACAGTTAGGCCAAGTTCTGAGAGTACCCGTGACATCAGTAAAATAAGATGGAGGTAATACCTTGCACGATGAAACGACAAGCTTTCCCTCATGGTCACTGCATAAAGAAAACAATTCATTTCCATGACCATAAAGTTTATGTGACTCTGGCCATAGCGTATGCCATGACAGTATGTCTTCAATAGGAGGCTCAGTTAATACAACTGGAACTGCATCAGGAATACTTTCAATGGTGTCCATACCAACATTTCCATTTCTATCAGGGCTCTCATGCGCAGCTGGAAAAAATAAGTAAACTtatataaataatgtataaTTTACGAACTCTTTCATATAAACTAATATAGATAGAAATCATGCATAAACTACACACACAGCGAACTGCAAGATCAGTTGAGAAGTTGCAATACAACTCACAACAAACATAATACTTGTATTATCTACACGCATggttggagagagagagggagagagagaaagtcatCAATACCATTCACATATATAGGCTTTTGTGACAGCCCAAGAGCAGACATATTTGCACCCAAAATCTGAACATCTACTTGGAGGTCTTCTGGAAAACCACACCTCTGAGAAGTGGCATGATTCAGTGTCTTAAGAAAAGACAGAGAAGCTTCGAATACTCTAGCTACTTTCTCATCTGCTCCACTGACAATACGATGGTTCCCCTTTCCTTTGATGATGGTCGCACAATTAATATCATGACCATGAACTTGAGGCCGAGCAATCTCATGCCAGAAACCCTCATCTGCAGGTGAAGCTTCATTTTTCCATGAAGCAAAAATACGAGTTGTCTGCAGTGAAGGATAGTTATTCACATATTTCGTAACTTTCTTAGTCATGTGCAAAAGAAATTCACATtcgtcaaataaaaaaaaaacctagaaaATGCAGCTAGCAAAGGTAAAAGGTAGCTAAACAACTTTGTGCACAAGGCACCCGTAGTGCCGTAGTGGGCGGGGTTGAGGACATACAGGATGACCTCTAActtgcacccctacaactttATACGACTAGGCCACATGCTCGATTGTAACTCTAAAAAGGCCAatgttcactttttttttgaatggaaaaaaaatcatatatcaaCAAAGGCCAATGTTCACTTGTGGTGTAGTCAGACTATAAGCATGTAGATATTGTATTTCAGGAACAAAAAAACAGGTTCATGCAATTGTTTCTGAAGTCCGAAATGTGGCAACATATCACCTGGTCACGGCTGACTGACAACATGTAATCACCAGATCTCGCCCATCCAAGATCTGTCACTGCAGCAAAGTGCCCAGATGGAACTTTTTGTGGTTGCCAGTTATCTTTGTCGGTAACAACATTTCTCCACAAATGGAAAGATCCTCCGTATCCATGCGCTAAAATGGAATCTCCATCCGGGCTCCAGTGGCCACCATAAAACCCTAAAGCACAATGGCTTAGTTCCCCAACAGTGACTACATTCATCCAAATACCGGTTGTCTTTTCTGGTTTCCAGATCATCATTGTCTTGTCCATTGATGCAGACAAAATGCTCAAGGGCTGATGGCAAGCAAGCTCTTCTGTAAGGGAAGATGAAGGGGGATGCCACTCCACTGAGTACACCCAATCCTCATGTCCAATTATAAGAGACTCCAAGGATATTTGATAAGAGAAAGAGCCAGCCACAACCACTGGACCTTTGATATAAGAAGCTAGGCTTATTTCTTTTGCATCTTGGGTGTTGGCTAAAGAACCTCTCGGGGCCATTTTCCATATACGAATGCCTTTGTCCTGTGACGAACTTACAAGCAGAATGATGTCTGCTTCACCATCAGTGCACACAGGATGTGAGAAGTCCAAACTTCGTATCCAATCTGTATGCCCTTTCAACTCACAAGCATGAACAAACTGGATGCATCAACACGAACAAAACCCAAATTACTAAAGCTACAGAAAACGTAAATAAATATGCAGATAAGCTACACACCTTTCCTGTCCTCTCCCCGCAGTAAAGATGAACCTTGTTGTCTAATCCCCCCATTGCAAGAACTATATGCCCCAAACTTCCAGGCAACTCTGCTAATGAAAGTGCCACCATAGACTTTGATCCAACCGAGAGAGACTCCAGACATGACAACTTGACATCACctaattaaaaaggaaaaggttTAAAAAAAGCCTCTTTAACCATCAGTAAAAGCAACTTGTTTTATAAAGATATTAGCAGAAAAAGAACTTTGTATGTACACTTCAAAAAACACAGAAACAATAATCTATTCACAAATGGTATAGAAGAAGCATTGATGCTGCCCAAATGGTAAATTTGGGCCATCTTATCAtagcaaaaataacaaaaagcaATCTATACACAATTAAGTAATATATACAGCATTTGTAAATTTCACCTAACCTCCAGGAGCAGATAGAAGGACCAATTCCCATATATGAACTAGACCATCAGAAGAACTGGATGCAAATATTGCATCAGCTTGAGAAACCATTATTCCAGAAATGCAAGTGACACCCTTTTTGTGTGATTTTGGTAATTGTAACATCTGCCTCCactgcaaacaaaaaaaaaaatacaaaagaagaaaTGCTGAAAGAATATCCAATACATTGCTAGTTCAAACCAAGTATTCTGAGAACCAAAAATATCAAGATAAGAAGCATTGCATTCAAAAATTATGACTAAAAAAGAGCGATAATTCTAATGGGGAATAGACATGCATTAATGATTGAAAAGCCTGAAACATCGAAAACCAGTAATTTGCACATCCGCTTAACTTGTCTAAGAAAAAAATTCAGAGCGCTAAGAACTTCTTAAGGCAAAGGCATATCACTGAAAATTTCACAACTAACGAATGAAAACTGAACCAAATACCTTCTTGTCAACAAGAGAGAATTCCCAAAGAATAATGGAGCCATCAGCATCTCCAGAAAGCAGGTAATGCCGCTCTATCTGTTTAGCTGTGAGAatgaataaaaagaaaaaacggCACCAAACGTTAACTGTGTGAACTTCCATATTCTAACATTACGAGAACCCAAAATACTCGATAACACATTTAGACCATGATTTTGGGCGGAATTGCAGCCCCCCAACCCTTTGTATTGCTAATCATAATaaaccgaaaaaaaaaatccaatattgACTAACGAATTTAGACATCAAGTTAAATGATTTATGGTAATAAAGAGCACCAAACCATCACGAGCTGATTAGAGCCTCAATGAAAAGTACCTTTAAATGCAAACTTGCTACTTGGAAGCCACTGGGTGCAGTTAACAGAGGCCTTGTGACCCGGAAGCGTAGTTAAAATCTGTGCACTCTGTGGAAAAAACTAAACAAGTTTAGTTTATCAACCTAGAATtatagagaagagagagaactgAGAAGCGACCTTAGGGCAGAAAATGGCAACAGCGTTTTGGGCACCAAAAGAGACCAATCCGCAGGCGCCCCATGAGACGTTATTCACTACTCTGTTGCATCCTGCTCCAATGAACACTCTCTTCACTTCAACTTCATCGTTACCGCTATCGTCAGACATGATGGTGACTTCAATTGTTCCGATAACAGAGCGACCGAACTGGTTTAAGCAAATACGCGAACTTCGAAAAAGGTTGTGAAAGAGAAGCGACTATGGGCCTGTTCTTCCGCTAGGAGATGATCCCCAGCCCAAATCTTGAATGTCCAGTAATTTTGGCCTGTACCCATGAAGTACAATATTAGGGCATTGCTGAAGATCTTATTATATGAGCCCAACATTTTCAGGGCTGAGCCCATCAATGATCAACCCATTCTACTCCTTGCAAAGCGATCATGTTTACCTGTGGGATGTGGCAACCAAAAGTGGGCTTTCTAGTAGTTGGATGTCCGGTTTTTGGGCCTGTACCCACTAAACGTAATACACAAAACTTAAGGCCCAAGATTGGCGCCCAACAATTTATGGGCTGAGCCCATCAGCTCATTATACACACCACCCCCTTCCCCCTCCATCTAAACATCTGCCTGTCGCAAGAACACAGACCCACCGAACCAAAACAGAAGGGATTTCAAGCGATTCCTGAGGATTTGGTTAGCTACCAAGTATTTGGAGAACCTGGTGGTCAGCGTTACGCTCACTATGATTTGGTTGGAGGTCGATTGGTATGCATTTTTCTTCCTAAACAAGTGGTGTAAATGTTGCAATGCTTATTAACATTCCTTATCCACGAGACATCTGTGCAGCCGTGCTTTATCTTTTGTCCTTCTCATCTTTTTGCCCATAAAGAATAATGGGTTGTGAAAACTGAAAGGAACTACAAACACTACCATTGTTGTGCGTAGCTCTTTACATAGGCCATAGAGAAATAATGGAGAACGAAATTATTTATCATAAGAACAGCAGCACCTTTTCAAAAGTACAAATATAG belongs to Tripterygium wilfordii isolate XIE 37 chromosome 2, ASM1340144v1, whole genome shotgun sequence and includes:
- the LOC120016688 gene encoding elongator complex protein 2, translated to MSDDSGNDEVEVKRVFIGAGCNRVVNNVSWGACGLVSFGAQNAVAIFCPKSAQILTTLPGHKASVNCTQWLPSSKFAFKAKQIERHYLLSGDADGSIILWEFSLVDKKWRQMLQLPKSHKKGVTCISGIMVSQADAIFASSSSDGLVHIWELVLLSAPGGDVKLSCLESLSVGSKSMVALSLAELPGSLGHIVLAMGGLDNKVHLYCGERTGKFVHACELKGHTDWIRSLDFSHPVCTDGEADIILLVSSSQDKGIRIWKMAPRGSLANTQDAKEISLASYIKGPVVVAGSFSYQISLESLIIGHEDWVYSVEWHPPSSSLTEELACHQPLSILSASMDKTMMIWKPEKTTGIWMNVVTVGELSHCALGFYGGHWSPDGDSILAHGYGGSFHLWRNVVTDKDNWQPQKVPSGHFAAVTDLGWARSGDYMLSVSRDQTTRIFASWKNEASPADEGFWHEIARPQVHGHDINCATIIKGKGNHRIVSGADEKVARVFEASLSFLKTLNHATSQRCGFPEDLQVDVQILGANMSALGLSQKPIYVNAAHESPDRNGNVGMDTIESIPDAVPVVLTEPPIEDILSWHTLWPESHKLYGHGNELFSLCSDHEGKLVVSSCKAQSAAVAEIWLWQVGSWKAVGCLQSHSLTVTQMEFSHDDNLLLAVSRDRQFSVFTIKRTGDEISYNLLARQEAHKRIIWACSWNPYGHEFATGSRDKTVKIWAVDKENTVKQISSLPQFSSSVTALSWVGVDRQRNRGLLAVGMETGLIELWNLSVTRTDDGSIKAPAPAVAARFDPFICHVSTVNRLAWRNAEKHEDSRSVQLASCGADHCVRLFEIIVD